The DNA window AAATATAATGAACTGTCACCATGCACATCCATTAATGTTGTTTTCAACTGATATTAAAGTCCAAGCATCACAAGACTTTCTTTCAAGTCCTCAGCTTCGAACTCCTAGAGTTACAACTAGCACCAGCACCAGGTCACAAAAATCTATGAGAAGCAAGAAATTCTTACCCAACAAAAGAGCAACTTGTGCTTGGCATCtcccaaaagaaaatcaagaaccAACTCCATATTTCTCCTGCAGATTTTTCAACAACATACATGGGGCACATAAAATCATGAGTTGACATCTAAACTACTGAAAAATTTCAGAAGTAGTGATATTGGTAAAGTCACTATGGCGAGTAAACAAAGTTTGAAGAGTACTTGATCCTTGATGACCATACACCTACATGGAATCTCTCAAAGCAGAATTGCAGAAAATCGTCATGAAAAGGCCTTTTGAAAACTGGTACAGCAGATAAAGCTCAGTTAGAATAATTTCTAGGAGTAAtagtaaaaatgaaaagtgaaaTACAAAGTTTGTCCAGCTCCACCTGCTTTCCCTGATACAATGATATTCGCCTCCAAACTATAAGGGACGTAGCGAAGCGGAACAATATCGGCAAGTAATCCATTCACATCAAGTACAAGAAGCTTTTTACTGGAACGTGCATTAAGTGCTCTCCCTAATGGAAGGATCATACCCACATTTGTTATTCGGCTCCTCTCACCAACAAAACCCCTATCTCTTGACTGAGAGGGACTATCTTCAGTTGCTGATTGTATTTCCCCATTCAAGGGTTCATTGGTTGAGACAATACTATACGTGTCATTGGAGACCCCATGATCACATGGCACTGCATTATGTGAACTCTCTTTAGAAAGTTCACAATCATATGACACATTGACAGCGGCATCTGTGTCATTTCTCTTCTCCTGCTCATGATTTTCTGCCTTGGAGTCTATTGGAGACTCATCCTCGATAGAAGCCATTGAACTGTTGATATTCTCTTTCTGATTATCAATCTGaatcatttcctttttattccATGTTTCACTGCATGAATTGTCACCTGCTGACTTCTCTAAAAACATTGGTTGCACACCCATCAACAAAGTACCACCTCCAGCAACGACTTCTTTAGGGAAATTATTGGAGTATGATATGGACACTTGGCAATGGTCTGGGCTGGTGGTGGTTGTTTTATTTTCTGTAATTGGAAAAGAGGAAGTAGCATCTGTCATGATAGATGGTAAACTGCTTGCAGAAGCACTAGAattctttctcctcttcctgGAATAAGTTATCAGCACTTCCAGTCTTGGGTATATTTGTAGACCCCTCATCTCAATTGCAGCattattgaaaaaatcacaactttcaGTAGTCATACTATTGTCTACCTTAGGCACTGGCTCGTTCCAATTTTCAACTTCAGAGATAGACTTCGATTCTGAAGTAACAAATATGTGATCCTTAGAAATGTCACTGCACCTATCACCACAAGTTTCAATATCATGATCTGTACCACTAGATTTAGAGGGGTTCTTCCTACTTCTTTCTTCAACTCCATCACAAGCATTCTTAGGCAGACATGTCCCTGTCTCACTACTGTGCATCACCAGATCTCCTTTATCTAAATGATTCTTCCCTGGTACAGAAGCAGCATTATCAAGTTCACAAGCAATTACATCATTTTCCAAGGAATTAAACTTCCTGTTCAAAatgcttctttttttctttacctTCCATGCACTCAAGTCTGCAATGCAACTTCTTACTTGTGTACTTGATTTTATATTGTCAGAAGACCATATATGTGGACTTTTTTCTGGACTCATAGTCCTAGCTGGAGCTCCTACCACGTGGTCAATATTATTAATACCAAAACACACAGCATTCATCCTcctattttgtttgtttcttattctttttgaCTGCTGGGGAATGACGTCATCAACATCGTTGTTACAATGCCCTCTGCTAAAAGCAGTTTTGCTGTTCAGCTTTCTCAGTTTAGTACCACCCTTACTCTTCTTAGTGTCCCAATAGTCAGGAGTCCCAGGGGCAGGCAATGCCTGGACAACAATCCTACTGCTATGCATCGTTTTCATTCAATAAGGGATGAAACAACTTAACTAATTAACAGGCAGGTCCTGTGATGACACAAAACCAAATTTCAGTGAGAAATATCAGTCTATAACTGAAGAATCTTttcagaaaatgagaaaaactaGAGAATCTTAATAATGCATTTTCCTACTAAAAGCGGAAGCATGAAATCAGTAGAAATTTTTCTGCAATATTTCCATGGCCATCAAGAGTGTGGCTACCTTAGTTACAGAAATGTCATTAAACCCACTCAGTGGAAGAAACAAGTAATCACAAATACACAGAagatatactaaaaaaaaactgaacttTAGAAACTAggaaaacttaatttaaagaTTTATAAACTTTATACTAATTATCCTCATAATCTTCCttcatactccctccatttcaatttgtttctcTTACTTCCTTTTGAGTCtgttaaaaaagaatgtctctttcttttttttagcaGCTCCTTAATTCTATCTTTCCAGATggatgtttaagaccacaagatcatagtacattttgatacattccacttatctttagtttaaaaccacaagattcaaatgTTCTCAACTTTCTCAAACTCCGTATCaagtcaaaaaaattgaaaccgGGGAGTACTTCACAACTGTTCACATTCCCCAAAATATAAAACAGCAACATATTCACAACACAAACAATTTCATCAAGCCAAAACATAGTAAAGATATTCAGTTAGTCACATCCACAAATTCCTTCGAACACATGAATGAATACAAATGGATAATCCACACACCACATTCCAAAAAAGAGTTAATGTCTATGTAAATTAACCTAGAAAACTCAAAATTCAGATTAATCGAAATACTCAACCGTAATATGCATCagaaaaatgtataaaaaagcattctttttaattatatttgaagCATATGAATGATACCTAGATGAATCTGTTGCTGATgatgaaatttggagagaaGTGAATCTGGATTCAGTGATTTTTGAGTAAGAAGTGGAAGGACCAGAGTAAACGGGTTTGAATATAGCGGGGATTTTGAGAAACCCGATCCAGAATTAGAATCGTTTAGGGATTCGGATCCTTCCAACTTCCGCCAATCTTATCCCTTTCTCCAAATATTTCCTCTTTTGTATGTTGGAAAACagaaagaataattttatatatgatcAATTTAGAATCACGTATCATATAAATTccaaaagcaaaaaatatagacaattttagtattttattccttaaaaataaaataaaatgtagtcaGTGGGTCTGGACCCCAATGAACTTGATTTAACAATGTTTTTGATGATAGAAAATCAATATATTTATGCAAATTAAGTTAAATACTTTAGTACAGCGTGTCTAATATACAGTTGCATATATAATCCTTAGGTCATTCGCTTTAGAGTAGAACATGTGGCTTGAAGATTCATGCCATGTAACTTAAGTAGATTATTAGAAATCAACGCTAAATATTTGATCTCATAGTTTTAATCAGCAAGAGAAAATTTCAagataaaaagtaaaaagtgAAATTATATAGGAGCCAAAAACTTCATGGCTTCCTAGAATTTTCTTTGCAGTATTAAACAAAATATGCAAGTGTAGGTTCATGATAGTCGACCTAATTAAGACTCAAGGACCTCAATAAGCATGAACACTGTTTTGAATTTGCAGTATATggttttctaattttttcactaaTGCAGTTGAAAGGCCAATACTTTGAGAATATCAACAcagaaataatttataacatgcttGCTATTAATATTCATATACACAACACCCATTGAACAATACATCTATTAAGAAGAAACAATACTAAACCAAAACTTATTACATACATTTTGCCCTTCTAAATATGTTGTTGTGGTCTCAACACTAAGCTGTTCGATTGTAGATGTTGGATGTACAGTAACAGCACTCCACCCCATTCCCTCCAAAGCGTTGTTGTCCGAAATACCATGTTTCTCATTCAAGGAAAAAATCCAGGCATCAATGTTTTTGGGCAGTCGTGCATATTAAGCTTTTGTCCAAATAAGCAGCAAAGCAACTATCACTGGTTGTCAGGGAACACTTCATTTCAAAGCATACGCCATTGAATGCGGTCACAGTACCATCCACAGTGACGATACACAGAAAATAACTGATGTTGCCAACTGGTACAGCCAACGAGACAGTTATGCCTTGACATATTTATCAACATATCCCTGTACAATATAACTGTTAGTTACATGGTATCAAATTTGCATTATGTCTTCTAATCAGGGCATCCTACACAACCAAGGCTTTCACACTtgggggtcgtttggtagagtgtattagcaaaAATAGTGCATGCACTAATTATATGTATTAGTAATCCCTTGTTTGGTGCATTTTTTCATggtatgtataactaatacactctattgtgtattgaggagtgt is part of the Solanum stenotomum isolate F172 chromosome 8, ASM1918654v1, whole genome shotgun sequence genome and encodes:
- the LOC125873347 gene encoding uncharacterized protein LOC125873347, with amino-acid sequence MKTMHSSRIVVQALPAPGTPDYWDTKKSKGGTKLRKLNSKTAFSRGHCNNDVDDVIPQQSKRIRNKQNRRMNAVCFGINNIDHVVGAPARTMSPEKSPHIWSSDNIKSSTQVRSCIADLSAWKVKKKRSILNRKFNSLENDVIACELDNAASVPGKNHLDKGDLVMHSSETGTCLPKNACDGVEERSRKNPSKSSGTDHDIETCGDRCSDISKDHIFVTSESKSISEVENWNEPVPKVDNSMTTESCDFFNNAAIEMRGLQIYPRLEVLITYSRKRRKNSSASASSLPSIMTDATSSFPITENKTTTTSPDHCQVSISYSNNFPKEVVAGGGTLLMGVQPMFLEKSAGDNSCSETWNKKEMIQIDNQKENINSSMASIEDESPIDSKAENHEQEKRNDTDAAVNVSYDCELSKESSHNAVPCDHGVSNDTYSIVSTNEPLNGEIQSATEDSPSQSRDRGFVGERSRITNVGMILPLGRALNARSSKKLLVLDVNGLLADIVPLRYVPYSLEANIIVSGKAVFKRPFHDDFLQFCFERFHVGVWSSRIKRNMELVLDFLLGDAKHKLLFCWDQSHCTDTGFPVVGTRRSKPIILKKLKKLWDKYEPDLPWERGEYDESNTLLLDDSPHKALCNPPNTAIFPNSYHYLDEKDDSLGPGGDLRVYLEGLSMAENVQKYVENNPYGQRPITDKNASWRYYRKVIAAATYSQESGANKYSTHKCRY